The Gallus gallus isolate bGalGal1 chromosome 3, bGalGal1.mat.broiler.GRCg7b, whole genome shotgun sequence genome window below encodes:
- the AKAP12 gene encoding A-kinase anchor protein 12 isoform X3, which yields MLGTITITVEQTEPSSITLKEDDTQTMETSPSDSSTKDGVAAEKEDAHTDKRLPSVEEDAEDAEHASEPQSYDLGFKKVFKFVGFRFTVKKEKTGKSEPVQLLTVKKETQVTEGADDQKEASSEEAVMPEDASSAEDSTKDALKNEKTEDESPKTPEANEICSQSSASATDTASPLRKFFSQGWTGFRKKKSFRKPKEDEQQSPTKEEQEKEGATLTTETSEKEKSESEKQVEEKNVTAVTVETQEREQTEDEKQESKTETTIGFDAKEEVTEHDEQDVAAAVATASAKEGKAEDQESKLVEVSEDLDKKEEKKGEKESEVTEKPLTAKSVMPVITTGVNGELKASSEVLPVGKDLESTEKCEINGRTEISSEEKLGAGPLLATESSIEDLKKSEGIDGSKPVLLEKETVDEKTEIAELEISPTTEVVTEKLETQGEAQDGTTEKKASKEDEAKLALDAAGPKSFSTSEQSFDTEDDQQSVKPTDEGLQGKIRTDGIQPGEITTEITLEEASGKRPPEGITNEAELLSSQEKTKLQGSPLKKLFTGTGLKKLSGKKHKRKREESKLGEQGESTQHLSDSPDSPEEQKAESSASSPEELNEIPSLEKSVDGTQVSENEDAAVSDVERKRESVTPWASFKKMVTPKKRVRRPSESDKEEEVDKTKSVATSVTESAAEESQVELKENGMDQKPEKVTEEPKRKVDTSVSWEAFICVGSSKKRARKSSSSDEESEHKLGQESQKIEESGQSKETATDAILTSSQESDQGQGNSSPEQAGSPSEGEGISTWESFKRLVTPRRKSKTRMEERTEDSVTGSSLEHSTSDGEPGKDESWVPFRKLMPGRRKKKSDGKPEPTHLKQAREDMAETAEEDSDIPAVVPLSEYEAAEQEKIEAQQVKDAEALKEQSSEEERVGKSEDSLSVKQASEGLVHAVTVSVVEGERAVTSIEERSPSWISAALTECIEQEEEEEKETEKALESEVVVEEAMVVAKTMPEMRKDVSYDTTASELELTSEAVTALEETAEASCAEETMEVSFAEETTEMVSAVSQLIETPDTTEEVTPVQEVEATEQNLKELDKQTQKVLHEVAERVKSSDVARVDSERTVTATVISTVQEIESEVKDDTKDDKIVGQGTILLEQSLKKGEHLEDDVQPLEGAGSVQSENGIEERVHEGSERSEISAAVKESAEGYENVDVLRDEGQRRTCEEAVVEDHEEIGEVQRTTEEPSPQDSEAVTPREEQLAKQKSSEQEKLPQRDLTVDERRDDRIPEVQAAVQNEIEDETSASGFTGEEPAELEGEGGTLPVAPVCTKAAVAEVPVNPESQDEIPELDSQEQTCIEAVPSEAPAQREEDDAVLLGVKSTEVIAAEVPMHSEVEASALTSETTGSEAAEAAEQSVRDGDGGLITAKDSVPILEPECVEKTTETLSQSDEIKGGKIEDSMLKTETHSLSDNALTEHPPKTEEDESNLASACLDVTENGSTICTDISPKTSETQNSLAEERTAETKQELAELSNSEDFQKEENINGQLMETAKEEFESGKQEAVRDDECCSTAVQQEVFSVQEEGRDSASPPAESSEALEAPLPVAAAAAEEHVVAEAATPTGTAAKTVDPLATTPEQMASDEVPASSPDYSGCETAEPGIVEAPQPQVTHAYVNGISEKQESFQSTDQPEQNAAPLSDGLTLPHTESEADVVPSGTIESQSTKIVLNVIQTAVNKLTETEEAAALESEQHTESRGKSPSDTTLPELLESTQVVKEEEVSSKEQELQQSRLNKHVTLTASADIHAAVEKAKDVLLTSEVLEDGPSQNSDFVTTPEDISRESVKVQNSTLELSTSEDSTKDLLDIHQAKLKEKEIGKVVEISDQHIGRQTCGEREEDGHPPVEDGKMQMWQDDGCQEDTDCDGPQSQNSLAPEALNMC from the exons atgctgGGGACCATAACAATCACGG ttgAACAAACCGAACCCTCCAGTATAACTCTGAAGGAAGACGACACCCAAACTATGGAGACAAGTCCATCTGACTCAAGCACTAAGGATGGTGTAGCTGCTGAGAAGGAGGATGCTCATACAGATAAGCGGTTGCCATCTGTGGAAGAAGACGCAGAAGATGCTGAACATGCATCTGAGCCACAGTCTTATGATCTGGGCTTTAAAAAGGTTTTTAAATTTGTTGGATTCAGATTCACAGTAAAGAAGGAGAAGACAGGAAAATCAGAACCAGTTCAACtacttactgtaaaaaaagaaacacaagtcACTGAAGGAGCTGATGATCAAAAAGAAGCCAGCTCAGAAGAAGCAGTGATGCCTGAAGATGCATCCTCTGCAGAAGACAGCACCAAAgatgcactgaaaaatgaaaaaacagaagatgaatcTCCTAAAACACCGGAAGCAAATGAGATTTGTTCTCAGTCATCTGCTTCAGCCACTGATACTGCTTCACCATTAAGAAAATTTTTTTCTCAGGGATGGACTGGATTTCgaaaaaagaagagttttaGGAAGCCCAAAGAAGATGAACAGCAGTCTCCTAcgaaagaagagcaagaaaaagagGGAGCAACATTAACGACTGAAAccagtgaaaaagagaaatcagagtCTGAGAAGCAAGTTGAAGAGAAGAATGTGACAGCGGTAACTGTTGAAACACAGGAGAGGGAGcaaactgaagatgaaaagcagGAGTCAAAGACTGAAACAACCATAGGATTTGATGCGAAGGAGGAGGTAACCGAGCATGATGAGCAAGATGTAGCAGCAGCAGTTGCTACAGCAAGTGCCAAGGAGGGAAAAGCTGAAGATCAAGAAAGTAAATTGGTGGAAGTGTCAGAAGATCTtgataaaaaggaagaaaaaaaaggagagaaagaaagtgagGTGACAGAGAAACCACTAACAGCAAAGTCAGTGATGCCTGTAATCACCACAGGTGTGAATGGAGAATTGAAAGCATCCTCAGAAGTCCTACCTGTAGGAAAAGATCTGGAGTCAACggagaaatgtgaaataaatggCAGAACTGAAATATCCTCTGAAGAGAAACTTGGAGCGGGACCTTTATTAGCAACGGAAAGTTCTattgaagatttaaaaaaatctgaaggaatAGATGGAAGTAAACCTGTTCTACTAGAGAAAGAAACAGTTGATGAAAAAACAGAGATAGCAGAATTGGAAATTTCACCCACAACAGAAGTTGTCACTGAAAAGTTAGAGACACAAGGAGAAGCTCAGGATGGAACCACAGAGAAGAAGGCAAGCAAAGAAGATGAGGCAAAACTGGCTCTGGATGCTGCTGGACCAAAGTCCTTTTCTACTTCTGAACAGTCATTTGACACAGAGGATGATCAACAGTCAGTCAAACCCACTGATGAAGGACTGCAAGGCAAAATTCGCACTGACGGTATCCAACCAGGCGAAATAACCACAGAAATAACTCTTGAGGAAGCAAGTGGAAAGAGGCCTCCAGAAGGTATCACAAATGAAGCTGAACTGCTCTCTTCTCAAGAAAAAACTAAGTTACAAGGCAGCCCTTTAAAGAAACTATTTACAGGTACTGGATTAAAAAAACTGTCTGGAAAGAAGCATAAACGCAAAAGAGAAGAATCTAAGTTAGGGGAGCAAGGAGAATCAACTCAACACTTATCAGACTCCCCAGATAGCCCAGAAGAACAAAAGGCAGAGAGTTCTGCCTCTTCTCCTGAGGAGCTGAATGAAATTCCTTCTTTGGAAAAATCTGTAGATGGAACGCAAGtctcagaaaatgaagatgctGCAGTTTCCGatgtggagagaaaaagagaaagtgttACGCCCTGGGCATCATTTAAAAAGATGGTGACTCCCAAGAAACGTGTAAGACGACCTTCTGAAAGTGACAAAGAAGAAGAAGTTGATAAGACAAAGAGCGTTGCAACGTCAGTAACTGAAAGCGCAGCTGAAGAAAGTCAGGTAGagttgaaagaaaatggaatggaCCAGAAACCAGAGAAAGTCACAGAAGAGCCGAAAAGAAAGGTTGACACCTCTGTGTCTTGGGAAGCTTTTATATGCGTAGgttcttcaaagaaaagagCCAGGAAATCATCGTCGTCTGATGAAGAATCTGAACATAAGCTTggtcaggaaagccaaaaaATAGAAGAATCTGGACAGAGCAAAGAAACTGCAACGGATGCGATTCTTACTAGCTCTCAGGAGAGTGATCAAGGACAAGGAAATTCCTCTCCAGAACAAGCTGGAAGCCCATCTGAAGGTGAAGGGATTTCAACATGGGAATCATTTAAAAGGTTAGTCACTCCAAGAAGAAAATCCAAAACGAGAATGGAAGAGAGAACTGAAGACTCTGTCACAGGATCTAGCCTGGAGCATTCAACGTCAGATGGTGAGCCTGGAAAAGATGAATCATGGGTTCCATTTAGAAAACTTATGCCTGGCCgtagaaagaaaaagtcagATGGGAAGCCAGAACCAACTCATCTCAAGCAAGCAAGAGAAGATATGGCAGAAACAGCTGAAGAAGATTCAGACATTCCAGCTGTTGTTCCTTTGTCTGAATatgaagcagcagagcaagagAAAATTGAAGCCCAGCAAGTAAAAGATGCTGAAGCATTGAAAGAACAAagctcagaggaagaaagagttGGCAAATCAGAAGACTCGCTAAGTGTTAAGCAAGCCAGTGAAGGGCTAGTACATGCAGTTACTGTTAGTGTTGTGGAAGGGGAAAGAGCTGTTACCAGCATTGAAGAAAGGTCACCATCATGGATATCTGCTGCTCTGACAGAGTGCATTgagcaggaagaagaggaagagaaagaaactgagaaagcaCTTGAATCAGAAGTTGTTGTAGAAGAAGCGATGGTAGTTGCTAAGACAATGCCAGAAATGAGAAAGGATGTAAGTTATGATACCACAGCAAGTGAGCTAGAGTTAACCTCAGAGGCAGTGACCGCTCTAGAGGAGACAGCAGAAGCTTCCTGTGCTGAAGAAACAATGGAAGTGTCCTTTGCTGAAGAGACAACTGAAATGGTTTCTGCTGTTTCACAGTTGATAGAAACTCCAGATACTACAGAGGAAGTTACACCTGTACAGGAAGTAGAGGCCACTGAACAAAATTTGAAAGAATTAGACAAACAGACACAAAAAGTTCTTCATGAAGTTGCTGAAAGAGTGAAGTCTTCAGATGTAGCACGGGTGGATTCTGAAAGAACCGTAACAGCTACTGTAATTTCAACCGTGCAAGAAATTGAGTCAGAAGTGAAAGATGATACTAAAGATGACAAAATTGTAGGGCAGGGAACGATTTTACTTGAACAGTCCTTGAAAAAAGGAGAACACCTGGAGGATGATGTCCAGCCCCTGGAAGGTGCAGGGAGTGTTCAGAGTGAAAATGGAATTGAAGAGAGGGTACACGAAGGTTCAGAGAGAAGTGAAATATCTGCTGCAGTGAAGGAAAGCGCAGAAGGATATGAAAATGTGGATGTATTGAGAGATGAAGGGCAGCGGCGGACATGTGAAGAAGCAGTTGTGGAAGACCATGAAGAAATAGGTGAAGTGCAGAGGACAACAGAGGAACCTTCACCACAAGACAGTGAAGCAGTAACTCCCAGGGAAGAGCAATTAGCAAAGCAGAAGTCTTCAGAACAAGAGAAACTTCCCCAAAGAGACTTGACAGTAGATGAGAGGAGAGATGACCGTATTCCAGAAGTGCAGGCTGCA GTGCAGAACGAGATTGAAGATGAAACCTCTGCATCAGGATTTACAGGTGAAGAGCCTGCAGAACTTGAAGGAGAGGGTGGAACACTCCCCGTGGCACCAGTGTGCACAAAAGCAGCTGTTGCAGAGGTTCCTGTCAATCCTGAGAGTCAAGATGAAATTCCTGAGTTAGACTCGCAAGAGCAAACTTGTATTGAAGCAGTTCCTAGCGAGGCACCTgcacagagagaggaagatGATGCTGTACTCCTTGGAGTAAAGAGCACAGAAGTCATTGCTGCTGAGGTCCCGATGCACAGTGAGGTAGAAGCCTCAGCTCTTACGTCAGAGACAACTGgctcagaagcagctgaagctgctgagcagagtgtgagggatggggatggcgGGTTGATTACAGCAAAAGATTCTGTCCCCATCCTAGAGCCAGAATGTGtagaaaaaacaactgaaacactCTCCCAGAGTGATGAAATCAAAGGTGGTAAAATAGAAGATTCCATGCTCAAAACTGAAACACACTCACTGTCTGATAATGCTCTCACTGAGCACCCTCCCAAGACTGAAGAAGATGAATCTAATTTAGCATCAGCATGCCTAGATGTCACTGAAAACGGAAGCACCATCTGCACTGACATAAGTCCTAAGACAAGTGAAACACAGAACAGCTTAGCTGAAGAAAGgactgcagaaacaaaacaagaacttGCAGAACTCTCGAACAGTGAAGactttcagaaagaagaaaacataaacGGGCAGTTGATGGAAACAGCCAAAGAAGAATTTGAATCTGGAAAACAGGAAGCTGTGAGGGATGATGAATGTTGTTCAACAGCTGTCCAGCAAGAGGTTTTCTCTGTGCAAGAGGAAGGCCGTGACTCGGCCTCCCCACCAGCTGAAAGCTCAGAGGCTCTGGAAGCGCCTTTGCctgtagcagctgcagcagctgaagagcATGTTGTAGCAGAAGCTGCTACGCCCACAGGCACGGCAGCCAAAACTGTAGACCCCTTGGCAACCACACCAGAACAAATGGCTTCTGATGAGGTCCCAGCTTCTAGTCCTGACTATTCAGGCTGTGAGACTGCAGAGCCTGGTATTGTGGAAGCACCCCAGCCTCAGGTAACTCATGCTTATGTTAATGGAATATCAGAGAAGCAAGAGAGTTTCCAGAGTACGGATCAGCCTGAACAAAATGCTGCTCCTTTAAGTGACGGTCTCACACTCCCCCACACAGAATCTGAGGCGGATGTTGTTCCGTCTGGGACTATAGAGTCCCAGAGTACAAAAATCGTATTGAACGTCATCCAGACTGCTGTTAACAaacttacagaaacagaagaggcaGCTGCCTTAGAGTCAGAACAGCACACTGAGTCCAGAGGGAAAAGCCCATCAGACACGACTTTACCTGAACTTTTGGAGAGTACACAGGTAGTAAAAGAAGAAGAGGTATCAAGTAAAGAGCAAGAGCTCCAGCAGTCCCGACTAAACAAACATGTTACATTAACAGCATCTGCAGATATTCATGCAGCtgtagaaaaagcaaaagacgTGCTATTAACTTCTGAGGTGCTGGAAGATGGACCaagtcagaattctgactttGTGACTACTCCTGAAGACATTTCAAGGGAAAGTGTGAAAGTTCAGAACTCAACGTTAGAACTAAGTACTTCAGAAGATTCAACCAAAGACCTCCTAGACATACACCAAGCAAAattgaaggaaaaggagattgGGAAGGTTGTGGAGATCTCAGACCAACATATAGGTAGGCAAACATgtggagaaagggaggaagacGGTCACCCACCAGTGGAAGATGGGAAAATGCAAATGTGGCAGGATGATGGTTGCCAAGAAGACACAGATTGTGATGGTCCACAAAGTCAGAACTCGTTGGCTCCTGAGGCTCTGAAT atgtGCTAA